Proteins from a genomic interval of Diospyros lotus cultivar Yz01 chromosome 6, ASM1463336v1, whole genome shotgun sequence:
- the LOC127803302 gene encoding peroxidase 17-like: protein MSLAFLLSLANILILAAAQLRPGFYSKTCPDAEYIVRRVMKKAMEVEVRSVASIMRLQFHDCFVNGCDASLLLDDTPDMLGEKLALSNINSLRSYEVIDEVKEALERTCPEIVSCADILVMAARDAVVLSGGPNWQVKLGRRDSLTARQEDSNEIMPSPRANASYLISLFNKFNLSIKDLVALSGSHSVGKGRCFSVVFRLYNQSGSGKPDPAFDPRYREKLDKLCPLGGDENVTVDLDATPEIFDNQYFKDLVHGQGFLNSDQNLFTNEKTREYVKQFSANQSEFFRAFVEGMIKMGDLQSGRPGEIRRNCRVVNFRSLDILLDDEGK, encoded by the exons atgtctcttGCCTTTCTTCTCTCCCTAGCAAACATACTCATCCTCGCAGCCGCACAACTCCGCCCTGGTTTCTACTCAAAAACATGTCCCGACGCAGAATATATTGTTCGGAGAGTGATGAAGAAGGCGATGGAGGTAGAAGTTAGGAGCGTTGCGTCAATCATGCGGTTGCAATTCCATGATTGTTTCGTTAAT GGTTGTGATGCTTCGCTATTACTAGATGATACACCGGACATGCTTGGAGAGAAGCTCGCCTTGTCAAATATAAACTCTCTTAGATCATATGAAGTTATTGATGAAGTCAAAGAGGCTTTGGAGAGAACTTGTCCTGAGATCGTTTCTTGTGCTGATATCTTAGTCATGGCTGCCAGAGATGCCGTTGTTCTg AGCGGAGGACCGAATTGGCAAGTGAAGCTAGGAAGAAGAGATAGCTTAACAGCAAGGCAAGAAGACTCAAACGAGATCATGCCAAGCCCAAGAGCTAATGCTAGCTACCTTATCAGCCTGTTCAATAAATTCAACCTATCAATCAAAGATCTCGTGGCCCTTTCTGGCTCTCACTCTGTAGGCAAAGGTCGGTGCTTCTCCGTTGTCTTTCGACTATACAACCAATCCGGCTCCGGCAAGCCAGATCCCGCCTTCGATCCCAGGTACAGAGAAAAGCTAGACAAGCTTTGCCCGCTCGGTGGAGACGAAAATGTCACAGTGGACTTGGATGCAACACCAGAGATATTTGACAACCAGTATTTCAAGGACTTGGTACATGGGCAAGGATTTTTGAATTCAGATCAAAATTTGTTCACTAATGAGAAAACCAGAGAATATGTCAAGCAATTTAGTGCTAACCAAAGTGAGTTCTTTCGTGCATTCGTTGAGGGTATGATTAAGATGGGTGACCTACAATCCGGTCGACCAGGAGAGATCAGAAGGAATTGTCGAGTGGTCAATTTTCGATCACTAGACATACTACTAGATGATGAGGGAAAGTAA